One window from the genome of Bacillus tianshenii encodes:
- the treR gene encoding trehalose operon repressor — protein MKNKYLGIYQDLAEKIEQGTYKPNEKLPSENELVEEYNVSRETIRKALNILAQNGYIQKIRGKGSVVLEIGKFDFPITGLVSFKEIANKIGKESSTTVHELSIVEPDQYLMNQLQVKESAEIWKVVRVRKIDKERIILDKDYFNKKYVPTLTKQVCEDSIYEYLEGTLGIQISFAKKEFFVEKATEEDRELLDLKEFDSVVVVKNYVYLNDASLMEYTESRHRPDKFRFVDFARRQHGLQ, from the coding sequence ATGAAAAATAAATATCTTGGCATTTATCAAGACCTTGCTGAAAAGATTGAACAAGGCACATATAAGCCAAATGAAAAATTACCTTCTGAGAATGAGCTTGTTGAAGAATATAATGTATCACGGGAAACGATTCGCAAGGCTCTTAACATTCTTGCTCAAAATGGTTATATTCAAAAAATTCGCGGTAAAGGCTCAGTTGTATTAGAAATAGGGAAGTTTGATTTTCCGATTACTGGTCTTGTCAGCTTTAAAGAAATTGCCAATAAAATTGGTAAGGAATCAAGTACCACGGTTCATGAACTTTCTATCGTGGAACCTGACCAATACCTTATGAATCAGCTTCAAGTGAAAGAGAGTGCAGAGATTTGGAAGGTTGTGCGCGTTCGAAAAATTGATAAAGAGCGTATTATTCTAGATAAAGACTATTTCAATAAGAAGTATGTCCCGACTCTAACGAAGCAAGTGTGTGAAGATTCGATTTATGAATACTTAGAAGGTACACTAGGTATTCAAATAAGTTTTGCAAAAAAAGAATTTTTTGTTGAAAAAGCAACAGAGGAAGATCGAGAGCTATTGGATTTAAAGGAATTCGATTCAGTTGTAGTAGTGAAAAATTATGTTTATCTAAATGATGCGAGTTTAATGGAATATACGGAATCAAGGCATCGTCCAGATAAGTTTCGGTTCGTCGATTTTGCAAGACGCCAACATGGGCTACAATAA
- the treC gene encoding alpha,alpha-phosphotrehalase has translation MTQPWWKKSVVYQIYPKSFNDTQGNGTGDIQGIIEKLDYLKELGVDVIWLTPIYKSPQRDNGYDISDYFDIHEEYGTMEDVDRLLDEAHKRGIKLIMDIVVNHTSTEHEWFKESRKSKDNPYREFYIWKDPVDGDVPNNWQSKFGGSAWKYDENTGQYYLHLFDVTQADLNWENEEVRRKVYDMMDFWFKKGVDGFRLDVINLISKDQSFPNDDGTVAPGDGRKFYTDGPRAHEFMHEMNEEVFSKYNSMTVGEMSSTTVEDCIKYTHPDRKELDMTFNFHHLKVDYPNGEKWTVADFDFLSLKQILSKWQVEMHKGGGWNALFWCNHDQPRVVTRYGDDTIYHRESAKMLATTIHFMQGTPYIYQGEEIGMTNPKFETIDDYRDVESLNIYNILQEEGKSKEEIIEILKQKSRDNSRTPVQWDDSANAGFTPGTPWIPVASNYKEINVQQALQDTDSVFYHYKKLIDLRKHLDIMTDGDYQLLLEEHPRIFAYTRNTEKETLLVINNFYGEETTFELPENVDMSKYDSRLIISNYEDSSEEYHRILLRPYESLVYHLKKK, from the coding sequence ATGACACAGCCATGGTGGAAAAAGTCAGTCGTGTATCAAATTTATCCAAAAAGTTTCAATGATACACAAGGAAATGGAACAGGTGATATTCAAGGGATTATTGAAAAATTAGATTATCTAAAGGAACTTGGTGTTGATGTTATTTGGCTAACACCGATTTATAAATCACCACAGCGTGATAATGGATATGATATTAGCGACTATTTTGACATCCATGAAGAGTACGGCACGATGGAAGATGTCGATAGGCTGTTAGATGAGGCTCATAAGCGTGGTATTAAGCTTATTATGGATATCGTTGTCAATCACACGTCAACTGAGCATGAATGGTTTAAAGAATCAAGAAAGTCGAAGGATAATCCTTATCGGGAGTTTTATATTTGGAAAGACCCAGTAGATGGGGATGTGCCAAATAATTGGCAGTCAAAGTTCGGAGGTTCAGCTTGGAAGTACGATGAGAACACAGGTCAATATTATTTACACTTGTTTGATGTCACGCAAGCTGATTTGAATTGGGAAAATGAAGAGGTCCGTCGAAAAGTCTATGACATGATGGACTTCTGGTTTAAGAAAGGGGTAGACGGTTTTCGTTTGGATGTGATTAACCTCATTTCGAAAGACCAAAGCTTCCCAAATGATGATGGAACTGTTGCTCCTGGTGACGGTAGAAAGTTCTATACAGATGGTCCGCGTGCCCACGAATTTATGCATGAAATGAACGAAGAAGTATTTTCAAAGTATAATTCGATGACAGTAGGAGAAATGTCTTCCACAACGGTTGAAGACTGTATAAAATACACGCATCCTGACCGTAAAGAGCTAGATATGACATTTAACTTTCATCATTTGAAAGTCGACTATCCGAATGGAGAAAAATGGACAGTTGCTGACTTTGACTTCCTTTCCTTGAAGCAGATTTTGTCAAAATGGCAAGTGGAAATGCATAAGGGCGGCGGCTGGAACGCATTATTCTGGTGTAACCATGACCAGCCTCGTGTTGTGACTCGTTACGGCGATGATACAATTTATCATAGAGAGTCTGCAAAGATGTTAGCAACGACTATCCACTTTATGCAAGGAACACCGTATATTTACCAAGGTGAAGAAATCGGCATGACAAATCCGAAGTTTGAAACAATTGATGATTACCGTGATGTTGAATCCTTAAACATTTATAATATCTTGCAAGAAGAAGGAAAGTCCAAAGAGGAGATTATTGAAATCTTAAAGCAGAAATCCCGAGATAATTCCCGTACTCCTGTACAGTGGGATGACAGTGCGAACGCTGGTTTTACACCTGGAACACCTTGGATTCCAGTTGCTTCGAATTATAAAGAGATTAACGTTCAGCAAGCGTTACAGGATACTGACTCTGTATTCTATCATTACAAAAAGCTTATTGATTTGCGTAAACATTTAGATATTATGACAGATGGCGATTACCAGCTGCTGCTTGAGGAGCATCCGCGGATCTTTGCTTATACACGTAATACAGAGAAGGAAACATTGCTTGTTATTAACAATTTTTATGGTGAGGAAACAACGTTTGAGTTACCTGAAAATGTAGATATGTCAAAGTATGACAGTCGATTGATTATAAGTAATTATGAAGATTCGTCAGAGGAATATCATCGAATTCTATTGCGCCCATATGAGTCGCTCGTATATCATCTAAAGAAGAAATAA
- a CDS encoding L,D-transpeptidase family protein has protein sequence MRDKQGVPGHFIKVGRGAYLSKHDPRFLEKYIHYFPEDGQKLYEYASLLSSQGKHKQAQQYYRRAALHGYFGGVSTAAITKTDHEEEEKKDSKQAWASALLWINVLLLVILLVFVGNVLLTELAGGKHSVLSLKSIEAEETIEEEPAVIGEKYPLALIAVNQAIQSYADMKGYYPKDLQHLKGSYPDNWVSILPADVFYNRRENDYELTWRGEDVSHLLPSLQLTFYEGNNQLVLMAGEEVVRVYPVASGREPLTFSSSAVTERVVNPNGGTGVLGTRGLVLHDNYAIHGTNQPELIGERVSKGCLRLLNEDIEELYPYIPIGTPLTVEKGKFIGEPSMLKGLPAFSSPLLAHEQTNLKWFKWRQ, from the coding sequence ATGAGAGATAAGCAGGGCGTTCCAGGTCATTTTATTAAAGTTGGAAGAGGAGCATATCTATCAAAACATGATCCTCGCTTCTTAGAAAAATATATTCACTATTTCCCTGAAGATGGACAGAAGCTGTATGAGTATGCCAGCCTGCTTTCCTCACAAGGAAAACATAAGCAGGCACAACAGTACTACCGGCGCGCAGCATTGCATGGCTATTTTGGAGGTGTGTCAACCGCTGCTATTACGAAAACTGATCACGAAGAAGAGGAAAAGAAAGATTCCAAGCAAGCATGGGCGTCTGCTCTGTTATGGATAAATGTCCTTTTGCTTGTTATCTTACTGGTGTTTGTCGGGAATGTTCTGCTTACGGAATTAGCAGGCGGAAAACATTCTGTTCTTTCTCTAAAATCTATCGAAGCAGAGGAAACAATTGAAGAAGAACCTGCCGTAATAGGAGAAAAATATCCACTTGCTCTCATTGCAGTAAATCAAGCTATTCAATCATACGCTGACATGAAAGGCTACTACCCAAAGGATTTACAACATTTGAAAGGTTCGTATCCTGATAACTGGGTAAGTATCCTACCTGCCGATGTTTTTTATAATAGAAGAGAGAATGATTATGAGCTGACTTGGCGTGGTGAGGATGTTTCGCATCTTTTACCGTCGCTTCAGCTCACTTTTTATGAAGGCAATAATCAGCTCGTGTTGATGGCTGGAGAAGAAGTAGTTAGGGTCTACCCTGTCGCGTCCGGCCGTGAGCCGTTAACCTTTTCAAGTAGCGCAGTAACTGAACGGGTGGTGAACCCGAATGGCGGGACAGGCGTACTTGGAACCCGGGGGCTGGTACTTCATGATAATTATGCGATTCACGGGACTAATCAGCCTGAACTGATTGGTGAGCGTGTCAGCAAAGGCTGTTTACGTTTATTAAATGAAGACATTGAAGAGCTATATCCATATATTCCAATTGGAACGCCTTTGACTGTAGAGAAAGGGAAATTTATAGGGGAACCTTCCATGCTTAAAGGTCTTCCAGCATTTTCATCGCCTCTTTTAGCTCATGAGCAGACAAATTTAAAGTGGTTCAAATGGCGTCAGTAA
- a CDS encoding methyl-accepting chemotaxis protein, with amino-acid sequence MLFRKLHSKPTSLVPIQESDIQATERLNQKLKYLQLTKKDLQNLRKLEPIMEQYAEEITNRHYEMILQLPELKKMVDDHSTVDRLSKTFVNYMKSIPKVEINIEYIQERRKIGQVHCRIKMPQEWFIGSFIRVYEYVLPAVASRFARNPAELSDVLLALHKILTLDAQIALAAYQEAHDFQVVENASNIMEVIIGTEKVNALLGTVEAVSSTISEVESVSASTEELNASVEEIAGSAEGMHQRTAHVIDEISYGKSTIQQSLDGFQKVAGEFTQTKSYINHLIAEVDNISTVVGFIREIAEQTNLLALNASIEAARAGEQGKGFAVVAAEVRKLAEQTTKSVNQITSTIKQMQNEAEQVETMTDDTIQQLNAQVEKSQEASRALDQIIHKVDEIGSSTGNIAAITKQQAAATDGITESMSTLFEDTKAIGRRSVETGEAVFEISLEFNQLRQEAVQSITFLRNKELIRIVQTEHLLWKWWLYNNILGYHTMDEKDLVDENNCRFGKWYSEMKKNPQFAQLPSFKALDEPHRKVHRLAEQIFGLTKQNKKREAKELLAELEALSQEMVVCLQTLAKDISNTDLELMGMELR; translated from the coding sequence TTGTTATTTAGAAAGCTTCATTCTAAACCAACTTCATTAGTACCAATTCAGGAAAGTGATATACAAGCTACTGAAAGGTTAAATCAAAAGCTAAAATATTTGCAACTGACGAAAAAGGATTTACAAAATTTAAGAAAACTAGAGCCAATAATGGAACAATATGCCGAAGAGATTACAAATAGGCACTACGAAATGATTTTGCAGCTTCCAGAATTAAAGAAAATGGTTGATGATCATAGTACAGTTGATCGGTTATCAAAAACATTTGTCAACTACATGAAGTCAATCCCTAAAGTAGAAATCAATATCGAGTATATCCAAGAACGACGAAAAATCGGGCAAGTTCATTGCCGGATTAAAATGCCTCAAGAGTGGTTTATTGGCTCATTTATTCGTGTATACGAATATGTTCTTCCAGCGGTTGCTAGCCGTTTCGCTCGAAATCCCGCTGAACTTTCAGACGTCCTTCTAGCCCTCCATAAAATCTTGACACTTGATGCCCAAATTGCTTTAGCTGCTTATCAAGAAGCACATGATTTTCAAGTTGTTGAAAATGCAAGTAACATCATGGAAGTTATTATCGGAACAGAAAAAGTAAATGCCCTATTGGGGACAGTCGAAGCTGTTAGCTCAACGATTAGTGAGGTTGAAAGTGTTAGTGCTTCTACTGAGGAGTTAAATGCTTCTGTTGAGGAAATCGCCGGAAGCGCAGAAGGAATGCACCAGCGAACAGCTCATGTTATTGATGAAATTAGCTACGGAAAGTCAACAATTCAACAATCATTGGATGGCTTTCAGAAGGTCGCTGGTGAATTTACTCAGACGAAAAGTTATATCAATCATCTTATTGCAGAAGTTGATAACATTTCAACTGTTGTTGGGTTTATTAGAGAGATTGCTGAACAAACGAATTTGCTAGCTCTGAATGCTTCCATTGAAGCCGCGCGTGCGGGTGAGCAAGGAAAAGGGTTTGCTGTAGTAGCGGCTGAAGTAAGAAAATTAGCTGAGCAGACGACGAAATCAGTGAATCAAATTACATCGACGATTAAGCAGATGCAAAACGAGGCTGAGCAAGTTGAGACGATGACGGATGATACAATTCAACAATTGAACGCTCAAGTGGAGAAATCTCAAGAAGCAAGCAGAGCACTTGACCAAATTATTCACAAAGTTGATGAAATCGGATCTTCGACTGGAAATATTGCAGCGATTACAAAACAACAAGCAGCAGCCACAGATGGTATTACGGAAAGTATGAGTACACTGTTTGAGGATACAAAAGCAATTGGAAGGCGTTCTGTCGAAACAGGAGAAGCAGTATTTGAGATTAGCTTAGAATTTAACCAATTGCGTCAGGAAGCCGTTCAGTCAATTACCTTCCTTCGTAACAAAGAGTTAATTCGAATTGTACAAACTGAACATTTATTATGGAAATGGTGGCTATATAATAATATTCTTGGCTATCACACAATGGATGAAAAGGATTTAGTTGATGAGAATAATTGTCGTTTTGGTAAGTGGTATTCAGAGATGAAGAAGAACCCTCAGTTTGCACAGCTACCGTCTTTTAAAGCATTAGATGAACCACATCGCAAGGTCCATCGTTTGGCTGAACAAATTTTCGGTTTAACGAAACAAAATAAAAAAAGGGAAGCGAAAGAGCTCCTTGCTGAGTTAGAAGCCCTTTCCCAAGAAATGGTTGTTTGCCTTCAAACGCTAGCGAAAGATATCAGTAATACAGACTTGGAACTAATGGGGATGGAATTACGCTAG
- the treP gene encoding PTS system trehalose-specific EIIBC component — protein MSVNKESVQQILDAIGGKENISAATHCVTRLRFALKDESKVDKEKLDNIEMVKGAFSSNGQFQVIIGQGLVDKVYKELVTMAGIEEATKEDVKDQTSQKMNPLQRAVKTLADIFIPILPAIVTAGLLMGLNNILTGTGIFYDEKALIDVYTQWADLANMINLIANTAFVFLPGLIGWSAVKRFGGNPLLGIVLGLMLVHPDLTNAWNYGNASASGDLKVWNLFGLEVEKIGYQGQVLPVLVASYILAKMEIYLKKLIPDAFQLLIVAPIALLVTGFLSFIAIGPVTFAIGNLLTDGLISVFDTFAALGGLIYGGFYALLVVTGMHHTFLAVDLQLVSSAGGTFLWPMLALSNIAQGSAALAMMFLTKDEKLKGLSLTSAISAYLGITEPAMFGVNIRFKYPFIAAMISSAIAGVIVSVNGVKAASVGVGGVPGIFSIFPQFWGIFLLAMAIVLVLPFALTYGYAKLKK, from the coding sequence ATGAGTGTGAATAAGGAGTCTGTCCAACAAATTCTTGACGCCATTGGCGGAAAAGAAAATATCTCAGCAGCTACTCACTGTGTCACTCGTCTACGCTTTGCGCTTAAGGATGAAAGTAAGGTTGATAAAGAAAAGCTTGATAACATTGAAATGGTGAAAGGCGCTTTCTCCAGTAATGGTCAATTTCAAGTTATTATTGGTCAAGGCTTGGTAGACAAGGTATATAAAGAACTCGTCACGATGGCGGGAATTGAAGAAGCAACGAAGGAAGATGTGAAGGACCAAACTTCTCAGAAGATGAATCCTTTACAGCGTGCTGTGAAAACGTTAGCAGACATTTTTATCCCAATTCTGCCTGCCATTGTTACAGCCGGTTTGCTTATGGGTCTTAATAATATCTTGACTGGTACAGGTATTTTTTACGATGAGAAAGCACTAATTGATGTTTATACGCAATGGGCAGACCTAGCAAACATGATTAACCTAATTGCAAATACAGCATTCGTGTTCTTGCCTGGTTTGATTGGTTGGTCAGCGGTTAAGAGATTTGGTGGAAACCCATTATTAGGGATTGTTCTCGGCTTAATGCTTGTCCACCCAGATTTAACGAATGCGTGGAACTATGGGAATGCAAGTGCAAGTGGTGACTTGAAAGTATGGAACTTATTTGGATTAGAAGTTGAAAAGATTGGTTATCAAGGTCAAGTTCTTCCGGTATTAGTAGCATCTTATATTTTAGCTAAAATGGAAATTTATTTGAAAAAACTTATACCAGATGCATTTCAGCTACTGATAGTGGCACCTATCGCATTACTTGTCACAGGCTTCTTATCTTTCATTGCGATTGGTCCAGTGACATTTGCAATCGGTAATTTACTTACAGACGGCTTGATTAGTGTATTTGATACATTTGCAGCATTAGGTGGACTTATCTATGGTGGCTTCTATGCGCTGTTAGTTGTAACAGGTATGCACCATACATTCCTAGCTGTCGACTTACAATTAGTATCAAGCGCAGGTGGAACATTCTTATGGCCAATGCTTGCGCTATCTAATATCGCGCAAGGTTCTGCAGCTCTAGCAATGATGTTCCTGACAAAAGACGAGAAGCTTAAAGGTCTTTCATTAACATCTGCTATCTCTGCTTATCTCGGTATTACAGAACCTGCGATGTTTGGTGTGAATATTCGCTTTAAATATCCATTTATTGCAGCGATGATTTCTTCTGCAATTGCAGGGGTAATTGTATCAGTTAACGGTGTGAAAGCAGCATCAGTAGGTGTTGGTGGGGTACCGGGGATCTTCTCTATCTTCCCGCAATTCTGGGGAATCTTCTTGTTAGCGATGGCGATTGTTCTCGTATTACCATTCGCTTTAACATATGGCTATGCAAAATTGAAAAAGTAA
- a CDS encoding acylphosphatase, translating to MKRYHIIVHGNVQGVGFRAYVQQKALEYSMKGWVKNKRDESVEIDVEGPANKMDEFLSEIEKGSPFSKVDSLDVTELYELKIYSSFKIKY from the coding sequence ATGAAACGTTATCATATAATTGTGCACGGAAATGTCCAAGGTGTTGGGTTTCGAGCATACGTACAACAAAAAGCCCTTGAATACAGCATGAAAGGCTGGGTGAAGAACAAACGTGATGAAAGTGTAGAAATTGATGTCGAAGGCCCAGCTAATAAGATGGATGAATTTCTTTCTGAAATTGAAAAAGGAAGCCCCTTCTCAAAAGTAGACTCCCTGGATGTCACTGAATTATATGAACTAAAAATCTACTCGTCTTTTAAAATAAAATACTAA
- a CDS encoding SDR family NAD(P)-dependent oxidoreductase gives MIILITGVAGFIGFHTAQKCLEQGWTVVGIDNMNDYYSPTLKKDRLGQLQSEKFVFCKGDLVDQSFVQDVFQKYKPEKVLHLAAQPGVRYSLVEPEPYVQSNIVGFFHIIEAAKQADVDHFIYASSSSVYGANRKVPFSEHDHTEHPVNLYAASKKANEMMAHSYSHLYGLPTTGLRFFTVYGPWGRPDMAPFIFTDAILQGKTLQVYGHGQALRDFTYIDDIVDGVFRVMERKAKRNEAWNGLEPDPATSTAPYEIFNIGNSSPVKVIDFIEALEEALGIEAKKDFQPLDRSEVQATHADMTRFAERFHFQPRISLNEGVKRFVEWYKWYEKKSQ, from the coding sequence ATGATTATTTTAATTACTGGCGTTGCAGGATTTATCGGTTTTCATACAGCTCAAAAATGTTTAGAACAAGGTTGGACAGTAGTAGGGATTGATAATATGAATGACTATTACAGTCCAACCTTAAAGAAGGATAGACTTGGTCAGCTTCAAAGTGAGAAGTTTGTTTTTTGTAAAGGGGATCTTGTTGATCAAAGCTTTGTACAAGATGTCTTTCAAAAGTATAAACCTGAGAAAGTTCTTCACCTTGCAGCACAGCCAGGGGTACGTTACAGCCTGGTAGAGCCTGAACCTTATGTTCAAAGCAATATTGTCGGTTTCTTTCATATAATTGAAGCGGCAAAACAAGCAGATGTAGATCATTTTATTTATGCATCTTCAAGCTCGGTGTACGGAGCAAATCGAAAGGTACCATTTTCTGAACATGATCATACTGAGCATCCTGTAAACCTCTATGCAGCAAGTAAGAAGGCGAATGAAATGATGGCACATAGCTATAGTCATTTATATGGGTTGCCGACGACTGGTCTGCGTTTTTTTACGGTATACGGGCCATGGGGACGTCCGGATATGGCGCCTTTTATTTTTACCGATGCCATTTTACAAGGGAAAACGTTGCAGGTGTATGGTCACGGGCAAGCGCTTCGTGATTTTACATATATTGACGATATTGTGGACGGGGTCTTCCGCGTGATGGAACGCAAGGCTAAACGGAATGAGGCGTGGAATGGATTAGAGCCTGATCCAGCAACATCTACTGCACCATACGAAATTTTTAATATAGGGAATAGTTCTCCTGTGAAAGTAATTGATTTTATTGAAGCATTAGAAGAAGCGTTAGGAATAGAAGCAAAAAAAGATTTTCAGCCGTTAGATAGAAGCGAAGTACAGGCGACACATGCAGATATGACGAGGTTTGCAGAAAGATTTCACTTTCAGCCACGTATATCGCTAAATGAAGGCGTGAAGAGATTTGTGGAATGGTATAAATGGTATGAAAAAAAGTCCCAATGA
- a CDS encoding DUF1128 domain-containing protein, whose product MDLTQKTEENITFMLDEIKTKLRMVNAGAIQASDIDEDKYEDLKDIYEMVERKDNFSTNEMNAIVDELSNLRK is encoded by the coding sequence GTGGATTTAACACAAAAAACAGAAGAAAACATTACATTCATGCTTGATGAGATTAAAACAAAATTAAGAATGGTAAATGCAGGCGCAATTCAAGCATCAGATATTGATGAAGATAAGTACGAAGACTTGAAAGACATTTACGAAATGGTAGAACGAAAAGATAACTTCTCAACAAACGAAATGAACGCCATCGTCGACGAACTATCAAATTTACGGAAATAA
- a CDS encoding sodium:alanine symporter family protein, with protein sequence MELISTISGWVWGLPLLVLLVGTGIYLTLRLSFLQFSTLPYALKLAFSPQQDKKSKGDISHYESLMTALAATIGTGNIAGVATAVFFGGPGAVLWMWLSALVGMATKYAEAILAVKYRVQDENGEMSGGPMYYLERGLGQKWLGVLFALFGSIAAFGIGNMVQSNSVADVVESTFSIPGWATGLILTAFTALVILGGIKSIGKVTSFFVPVMAVFYIIGGLIVIFTNFDLVPGAVSLIFSDAFSGQAVAGGAIGTVVRWGVARGVFSNEAGLGSAPIAAAAAKTDYPGRQALVSMTQVFLDTIVVCSITGITLVMGGLYKDGDLQGADLTSATFEKFLGSTGSVIVAVGLIFFAFSTIIGWSYYGEKCFSYLFGKSAVKAYRAVFVLAVFVGAISTLEAVWGIADIMNGLMAFPNLIGLLGLSGVVVAETKRFKKAMQEEREQGRQYGS encoded by the coding sequence ATGGAATTAATCAGCACGATTAGCGGCTGGGTATGGGGGCTGCCGCTACTAGTATTACTCGTAGGAACTGGTATTTATCTCACACTTCGATTATCATTCCTTCAATTCAGCACTCTTCCATATGCACTAAAGCTTGCGTTCAGCCCACAGCAAGATAAAAAATCCAAAGGCGATATTTCTCATTATGAGTCTTTGATGACAGCGTTGGCTGCAACAATCGGTACAGGTAATATTGCTGGTGTTGCAACAGCCGTTTTCTTTGGTGGACCTGGTGCTGTTCTGTGGATGTGGCTTTCTGCTTTAGTTGGAATGGCAACAAAATATGCAGAAGCTATTTTAGCAGTAAAATATCGTGTCCAAGATGAGAATGGAGAAATGTCCGGTGGACCGATGTATTATCTTGAGCGTGGTCTAGGACAAAAGTGGCTTGGTGTTCTTTTTGCATTATTTGGTTCAATAGCTGCTTTTGGAATCGGAAACATGGTTCAATCAAACTCTGTAGCAGATGTTGTTGAGTCAACTTTTTCAATCCCAGGGTGGGCAACTGGTCTTATTCTTACTGCTTTTACAGCACTTGTTATCCTTGGTGGTATTAAGAGTATTGGTAAAGTGACATCATTCTTCGTTCCTGTTATGGCAGTTTTCTACATTATTGGTGGTCTTATTGTTATTTTTACAAACTTTGATTTAGTACCTGGTGCAGTCAGCTTAATCTTTAGTGACGCATTCTCAGGTCAAGCAGTTGCCGGTGGTGCAATCGGTACAGTTGTACGCTGGGGTGTTGCGCGCGGAGTGTTCTCGAATGAAGCTGGTCTTGGTTCCGCTCCAATCGCTGCTGCGGCAGCAAAAACAGACTATCCTGGCCGCCAAGCACTTGTATCAATGACACAAGTGTTCCTTGATACGATTGTTGTTTGTTCAATCACTGGTATCACATTGGTTATGGGTGGTTTGTACAAAGATGGTGACTTACAAGGCGCTGATTTAACTTCGGCAACATTTGAAAAATTCTTAGGTAGTACGGGGTCTGTTATTGTAGCAGTTGGGCTTATTTTCTTTGCCTTCTCTACAATCATCGGCTGGTCTTATTATGGTGAGAAATGCTTCTCATATCTCTTTGGCAAATCAGCAGTTAAAGCTTATCGTGCTGTCTTCGTACTCGCTGTATTCGTAGGTGCTATTTCAACACTTGAAGCTGTTTGGGGAATCGCTGACATTATGAATGGTTTAATGGCCTTCCCGAACTTAATCGGTCTTCTCGGCTTATCCGGTGTCGTTGTAGCCGAAACAAAACGTTTCAAGAAAGCAATGCAAGAAGAGCGCGAACAAGGCCGTCAATACGGTTCATAA